The Mercenaria mercenaria strain notata chromosome 1, MADL_Memer_1, whole genome shotgun sequence nucleotide sequence GCAAGGTGAGGCAGAAATcctagcagtcatattgatagCCTTGCCAGGTCCGGGCCGAGGAGGCCcgtgctccccccccccccccccccacaccccacaAGTTGACTGAGAAGTGACCAATTGCACccaattatttattatcattatcatcaaatTTAAGCCAAAAAAAAGCACCAGAGACCACTATTTCAATTTCCCAGGAAAAGAGTACCGTgtccccactaaaatgaggggaaaACTCCCTCCCAAAAATTTTGACCCAAAGAATGCACCAGAGtgtaccatttcatacctgtatttcaaatttttccagggCGAGAGCCCCCTGACCCACCTAAATTGAGAGAGTTCCCCTTAAAGTATCCCAAAATTTAGAACAAACAGTTCACCATAGGCCAGCATTTCGTACCTGTATTTCAGAATTTTTCAGGAAGAGAGCCCCTGACCCTACTAAAATGAGGGGGAAACTCCCACAGTACCTCATGATTTAGACCAAACAGTACACCATAGGTCtaccatttcgtatctgtatttcaaatttttccagggCGAGAGCCTCCTGACTCCCCTAAAATGAGAAGGTTCTCCTAaggtacctcaaaatttagaccaaacagTGCACCATAGGCCACAATTTCGtatctacatttcaaaattttaggaAGATATCCTCTTGTCCCCATTAAAATGAAGGGGAAACCCCTCCCATACTTTAAAATCTAGACCAAGAAATGGaccagaggccacaatttcatacctgtatttcaagagAAAATGAGGGGGTTCCCTCTAAAGTATCTCAAAACTTAGACAAACATTGCACCATAGACCACCATTTCGTATCTATATTCTAAAATTGTCCAAGAAGAGAGCCACTAACTACACTAAACTGAGGGGTATACCCCCTTCtataccttaaaatttagaccaaaaatgcaccagaggccaccatttcatacctgtttttcaaacttttccgggGAGAGAGCACCCTGAACCCCTAAAATGAGATTGTTCCCCTTACAGTACCTCAACATTTAGACCACAAAAATGCAATATATGCCATTATTTcgtatctatatttcaaaatttcctagGAATAGTGACCCCAGACCCACTAAAATGAAGGATTGTGCCCCATTCAGTatctcaaaattaaaaaaatagtaaaacaccagaggccaccatatCATACTTGTAATTCAAAAATTTCTAGGGGGAGTCCCCCTGACCTCACCCCCATACCCCAACACGGACAGAGCCTCTGTCCCCGCCCCCACTCCCGTACCAATCCCCTCTCGGGccataaactaataaactactaaTAAACTGTTAAATAGCATGCTGTTGTATGTCTTTACTGATGgctttctgattttattttgataaagccCCAGTTATCCTTACaagttatatctatttttttcttaaaatatgaaagttaCTGAGACAGATAGGGTTAAAAGAACGAGTTTTACTGTGATGTAACACAGTTTGAGAGTGCCCAGAACGCACCAGACGTCATAGGGAAAACAATTCTTGCGGGGTGGGGGTGCCCCCGCACCCCCGtagattgcctcggttaaaatttttgtctggctacggcactgaaTGATATCTTTActttttgaaacagtgaaaatatgaatttgatttcactgataaatttcagtatttcaccgaagagcataaaataaatagacatAGCATTTAGACTAACTCCGATTTTAGAGTCATTCATGGAATAAAAGACGGTTAATATTGATGAATGATTATcagatatatagagaataataggttagtgccgtagatctAGATGTGAAAGTtaatctggcgaggtggaggaggttatcgggtgagccgaaggcgaacctgaaaacgtccggagccgagccagataaactttctccatcttaggcactaacctattattctatctatcttgtcattacttcattttccgatatttggcgatttattttacaaaaataagtgtgcgacaaccgttttaatgagccatattcgtaatgacgtcacttatataattatataatgacgtaatcaccgacaaaatcgcaataacttcttcgttttttaataaaagctcattatttgaccactcattttcttagttcggacatttccaacacaatggtgatggtttcaatgcaaaatttcttatgacaacaatattgatcattaaggtcacatgatcaactgaccgtatatcactgtcAACTGTCAaatggtcacgtgtcaactgacggtatatcaagaaagatatacggcaccctgatatcgggtcgaaaatactgcaagtgacaggataaatactGTTTTATACCAGATTAGAGATAATTTCTTCTGCTCTATAACTGTAACATCTTTTCATTTATCACCGGGTAATCTACCTTGGGTTAAAGTAAAACGCTGACGATTTCGTTATAGATCTATAGAGTTTGTTCattatagatagagtttatggagtgaattcttcgtgaaaaagaaaccaatAGGGACTGAAACGCAGCGTAGCAGGTTTCTTTTTCTCGACgaattctcttcatggactctatctgacataatgtgaaatctacgtttgaccaatcagaattgcagagTCAGTCGTGTAGACGCTTTTCAGCATGTAGAGCTgttcttcaaaaattatttcttcagtcacattggtcttcaggaataagaagtcacatttttttgaaaaataactcgctctgattggtcaaaaaagtaggttgcacactatgTGAAAGAGGGAAACGGAGCGCGAGGTTTCTTTTTCGcgaagaattctcttcatggactctTATCTGACATAGTTTAAAAACTACGTTTGACCAATCATAATTTCAGAGTCAGTCGTGTTCATTTAATTGCTGTTTACAAATCGTATCAGATTCTCCGCCTACCTTTGACTGACACCTCGAAGTAACAAAAATATGTCAGCTTCCTTTGATGAGTGCACGCAAAGACAAAAGGACCTACATAGACAATTAGCATCTGATGCAGAAGAAGCAGTTTCCAAACAAGACATGGGAACCTTATTTCGTATCTAAAAAAACACACTCGGTGGAGGCTTTAGAAACACAGACGCACCAGTGCGGAAACAAGATGGGACATTGGCTTTCAGCACAAAAGACTTGTTGGAAAGACCACTTTGAGAGGGTACTCAACAGAGAGGACCCATCAGTAGAAGCAAAAATCACTCCACCGACATATGTTTTAgatattagtagtagtagtactaaATCCACATCAGGAGCCGAAATCCACATCAGGAGCCAAAATCCACAATTGCGAGCCATGATGCACAATTGATGAACGAAGTATTGTCTGCATACATTTAGGCAATATTGTCACGTTGAATTTCACCTTTGATGGGACTCGAACTCAAGTGATACTTGAGCACTGAACGGGGTCTAAAGCGGACACAGAGTGTCTTGTAATGGGAGACCACTGCATAggatatttacataaatttatcaaTGGCAGCAAGATCACGGCCTATGGAGATTCTACTGCTGATGTGGAGAGCAGAATTGCAAAAGCCCGAACAGCCTTCGCAAAATTAAGGAACATTTGGAAATCAACCAAAATCAGCACCAAAACCCAAAGCAGGATTTTCAAGAGCAACATTACTGAAGTCCTCCTATACAGTTCTGAGTTCTGGAAAATTACCAAGAACATCACACAGAAACTGAATGTATTCCAGACAAGATGTCTACGGAGAATCCTAAAGATCTTTTGACCCAACACTATAAACATCAAGAATCTATATCAAAGAACAGCAACATCAACAATTTCCAACATGATTAAAGAAAGAAGATGGACCTGGATTAGCCATGTCAACAGAATGGAAACATCAGCAATTCAGAAGGTCGCCATGCGATGGATAGCAGGTAAAAGAAACAGAGGACGACCAAAGTAGACCTGAAGACGATCAGTTGAAAAGGAGATGAAAAACCTTGGACTTGGGGCCAGATTAAACAAATGTCAGCTGCAGGCAGAGATGGCGTTTCTCTGTGAAACCAAATGTGCTCCCCAGCACGAAGAGGATTAAGTAAGTAAAATCCTTTGAAATACAATACCAGTacttttcagaaaaaatgaatattaatgatgGGGCGGTCATTGGTAGGCATGTGCATTCAATCGATGCTCTTCAGCATGTAAAGCCgttcttcgaaaattattgctacagtcaTATTGGTCATCAGGAATAAGAAGCcgcatttttgaaaaataactcgctctgattggtcaaaaagtaggttgcTCACTTTcgatgttcatgcgaaatgaacggcagaataggatcggcaaatccatgaatcgcgctatcGACTCCTGTTTAATTTATCGatcatattctgtcgttcatttcgcatgaacaccgaaaaaaagagtttcatttcttatatttacattatatgtcctttccatttgtaaacaagattatattatactttgcacacattttgttgcatttaacattaaaatcagcttcccggccattccattctccagacggaacaactgcgacgtcatgtAAGGAACGTTCTCCaggactatacgcggacgtcatCAAAACAACggtccgttatcactaagcagcgttgacgtaactttcgcgcctttccttttgctgttcatacgaaatgaacgtcataattttcattgaaaaagaatagggcgaatatATAGAAAAGACGGCGAGAGATGTAACAGAAAATATCAAGTTGTACGGGGACAACAtcatctgcacaatagcagcttcatttatgatttgattttaacccaacttgcacacaacttgtatcaccacaagatcttggttcctttcttgaactggccagattccattatgggttccagtgttatggcccctgaaaaggccagaattagctattttgaccttgtctgcacaataacagcttcatttatgattcgaatttaatcagacttgcacaaaacctgTGTCACCATAACTTCTCGGTTCTATTCTTAAACCGGCCAGaccccttaatgggttccagagttatgtcccctgaaagggccaaaattaggtatttagaccttgtctgcacaatagcatttatgacttgattttaacccaacttgcacacagcttgtatcaccataagatctcgattcctttttatacgcctgaagggacgtattatgttatcgcctcggtgtccatctgtctgtctgtctgttagttagcaatttcccttcagctctgtaactcttgaaccccttgaaggatttcaaagaaacctgacatgttcacctcatcgaaacgacgcgcagagcgcatgtttcggatggctcacttcaaggtcaaggtcacacttaggggtcaaaggtcatatgactttgttttgtgtgtatattgctctgcatttgcgttgcattgcagtgctcttgtttttatttggcagatccttcttttgttcatttacaatatttttttaattacttcccttttgtgttactataaatagcttatttagaaacttttttattattggccgtagggaaaaaccgagaccacttttctgtggtacaacatggatggtacctccaatttttatgtgtattttaacatatctgtatcttgtaagaatttttatttttttggttaaatttcttctctttgttgttcctgtcgtttggacttatggctatatagaaaactgatttcaaaacaattttacacaagactagtgttACTTGGGTGACCATgtactatattccttcaaatagttttgattcagcgaaaaacatggcccacaaggggttttgcttattttccctatatgcctatatagaactttgaaaatctttttgtcagaaactgctggtccgttttcaaaataattttacacaaatgtttcttgggtgaccctctaccaaattccttcaaatgattttgattcattgaaaaagttgccgcCTGGGGGAGGGActcattttcccatatggctatacagaacatttcttgtatgaaactactggcctggtttgaaaataattttatttgaagtaactctTTTGATTGATGttgattatgatcttttgaccttcttgtccttaagtgcagtgatatataacaggtgagcgatataggaccattatggccctcttgtatcaATGTCTGCCTAAACGATCGTATTTCTTTAAGACCTTTTGTTTGGTATCACTGTATTTTTATAAGACCTCTTGCTTTTTTATATCAATGTCTGCCTAGACGACCGCTTGTTGCTTTGTATCACTGTATTTTCTATTATACCTTTTGTTGTTTTGTATCACTGATTTCCTATAAGAcctgttttaaaatatgtattgacCTTATGACACAATATAGCCTTTAGATTTGTAATTGTTTGTCCATGTCTGttgtaaaacaattttgaaagtgttttattacatgtaaaaattctATATAAACGTGATATAAAAGTAATTGTTAAACACGGAAAAGTCCTTTTCCAGaaacttttataaatattaaaggCAATACTTGCAGATATATGAAAACAGTTATTATACACTGTCTCACTaattaaacatataatatataaaaaaggcATAGAGATATATATTACATAAAGTCGATCCTAAAATTGTCTTTTCATGGTGAGTAGATCAGAAAACCATTCAAAGCCTTTTTTTATCATTCCTTTGCATATGAATGAATACTATCCGGTTGTACATAcagtaagtacatgtatgtatgaaaCAGTCTAAGGTTTAAAGCATTATAATGACAAGAATTCTTCATAATGTCATGAAAGACATTGCAGTAATGTACATTAATCattctttataattttgttcaTTCTTCATACTGTCATGAAAGTCATTCCAGTAATGTATAGTGTTCATTCTGCATAATGTCATGAAAAAACATTCCAGTGATCTATAATGTTCATTCTTCATAATGTCATGAAAGATACTGCAGTAATGTACACTGTTCATCTCCTTTACTATTGTTCATACTGTCATGAAAGACATTGTAGAAATGTACATCGTTCATTCTTCATAACGTCATGAAATACTTCgaagaaatatgtattatttgttcTTTGTACTGTCATTAAAGACAATGTAGAAATGTATATTGTTTGTTCTTCGTACTGTCATTAAAGACAATGTAGAAATGTATATTGTTTGTTCTTCGTACTGTCATGAAAGACATcaaatattagataaaatattgtcaattttatctttacatttttGTTCAATTACATGAATATCATCTAcattttttcgttttttattgtttctaaCTAAATTCGTgactttgttttgcaatattctctttttatttaattaagtGTTTAAGATTCTTATCTCAGTTCTTTTACAGTATGTTTCCTTCAAATTATCTACATCATTCGTTCCCCCAACCCCCTCTTTTATAACGTTctcatttttcattaatttgttgcTACATGTAcgttttctttaatatatttcaggtgTTACACGTCACGTGTTTAAGGAACATGGCGaaacattctgttttgtaaaagTAATCCTAGTTTTCGGGTAACACAACAATTTCTGTTTTGACGATTTGTGTATACTTTTAGCTTCTGATATTGCATAggtattaagttttattttcgtAGTAATACATACTGTTTAAACGATACTTTCATGCCACTATTCATCTTCAGTTTGCGTCTGTAAtgcaataaatttattatttatagcaTTTTTTCGCTTTTTGTGACGCCAGGAATCACATAACATAATGGCAAATTCCAGAGAGTTACAAATTTCGTTTCCTTCGAAGCTATTCCGCTCGTTATGGTATGAATggtttaacaaatattttcttcatgttcgtgtgtgtttgtgtgttcggaGGAGGGGAGGAGGGGTGGTGGTGCACAAAGTTTACTTTTTCGCGCATTGGTATTATCTTCGGTAATGATAATCATCGCTCGAGGACCACATTGTGAATAGGAACGAACGAACATACAAACGAATTTATTTACAGATGAATGtacattttcataatttgttttggtATCAATAATATATTCCTATGGGGTCctcaacaaattttcaaaggGGTCCACGACTTGTTTTCAACAGGGTTCTTGACCTGTTTGACAAACGTTTCTTTCAGGCATGTACTGTAACATGAATTATGTCCGTCGAAGACACCTATTTATATGCGCACCTATATTACTATTATGTCAACATTTTATTGACAGGAGCGGTTGCCTAGAGGATAAGGCGTCGAGGTCGTGtattcgagccccactggggtcacgaccatgacttctcatatgacaccagtactggtttttccagaaagcggactcaagagtggttcaaataagcttgaagctttcatgaCAATCgaattaaaacaaattagtataaactgatCTTATACCAGCGACTACATATGGAATTAGTCTGTACAgctttattttcaaagttttatttttttattttcaattaaatcttATTCTAGAATTTCTgctatttctttaatttataaatatatatattttaaatacatggATTACTTTTTACCAGGAAAAGTATAAATGTATTGTCCAGCTTTATTTACATGTCGATGGGTCAGAGCGAAATTGTTCCAAGTGCATTTCAGAGCAGACGATGTTCGGTCATGCACTGTCCTTCATCGGTCTTCCAAGAAACCGCATTAATCAATCATGACAAAAACATGTTAACGGAATATGTCGGCGATATACCGGAAGTAATTATACTATATTTTGCCGGAAAAGTATTGgaaataatgtgtttttttttctgagcaCATGTTTTGGTTTACCGCATGTTTTCGCAGGTGTTAATTAAATTGAGAAAATGCTTCTGTTTATAGTAAAATGGATAAGAAGTACTCTTTCGCAACTATCGGAGCTAATCTAAATAGGGAACAGGGAAACGAAATAATTTTCCCACCCGAAATCGATAAATACCACCTCCGATTTCACAAAGTAACGAGGAAAAAGCTTCAATAAGCATTAACTTGCTTTCGGCTTAATCCttgtcatttttgttgtgttcaaTATGTTTTCATGTAGCTGTATATAgacgaataaaatatgtttaaaccaaagtaaCGAGTGGGCACGGTGATTTTGTGTATCACAGATTCTGACAgatgaataaaaaacaacaacaagaacaagaacaataaaattcttttcaaaaGCTAATTTCTTTTTCGTTGTTATTATTCAGTTTTTGTAAAACAAGTACCGGATATAATCATATTTCAGGAATGCATTAAACCATACACCTTAAAGATTAACATTCGTTATAAAAGGACCAGCATAAAACTAGCAAATCAACTTGTTTTATATTGCGGTATACGATGTGATTAGAGTACACATacttaaaatgttatgtttataaATACTTACATCTTTCCTTTTCTCCTACATTTTAATACACATTTTATCTTACTGCTTTCATTACGTTCCGAATAATCTCCGTTTAATGTGTTTTCTCTTTTATTAACTAAGGATATTAAACCCTTCTCACTGTACATAAAATGAGAATCTAACGTTTCTTATTAAAGTTATAAATAATTCAATATTGTTCAGTTTCATGGTGCATTTCAGCCTATTGTATTTGGACCtcgcgcaatttttcataatgggagtctattggaaaatcacaactttcataacattttcgggaatagaaaattttctacaatgtagattttaatgaaacgtcTCACAGTCGtaaaacatatggtctataatgtggtgaaataaaatgtaaaatgtataggtctgagatatttgactttgattaaagtgaaccgcacatctAAAGCTAATatcaagacattattttgaataatttaacgtgtcagtgttttaatatcatatttcaactttagGAAGATACTTACAGTGCTATTGTAACtgtaactagagctgtcacaggagtgacgaattatacccccagaagtaagccaatgtcaaagtcgaacttgtCCTATATatgatgatgttacacctgtgtaaaatgatttaaatctgttAACCCTTTCATGAGTctggaaaccatgagtttggcaaattttaagttggaaaggggccataactacgtaaAAAAATAGGTGGTTTGTAGCcgaagtcgaacttgacctgtactttatgatgttacacctgtgtagtcataagtgacctccgtatcaaatgtgatcttagacaaaaattttctctagttatttggcaaaaaacgttctactgttctaggtcaatgtgaccttgacctttgacatactgagctcataatcaataggggtcatctgctggttatgatcaacctccctattaagtttcgtgatcctaggcccaagcgttctaaagttatcatccggaaacggtttaactgatctgggtcactgtgaccttgaccgttgtcctactgacctcaaaatcaacagggtcaactgctggtcatgaccaacctccctatcaactttaatcatcctaggcccaagaattctcaagttatcatccgaaaaccgtttaactgttccagtcattgtgacattgacctttaacctactgacctcaaagtcgaacttgacctgtattttatgatgttacacctgtgttctaaaaattatttaaatctgtcaaacctttcacgagttattgtccggaagccatgaaaaccaacggaccgaccacTATACACCCCCCTGCCACACACACAAACCCCGAAACtttgtttgtgggggtataataaatttactcacgggttgcaattacttttatttccttacgccgaatccaggctttattctacgttttccggcaaatgacgttacgccatcacttcctgtttatcaaacgtgcagaactaccttaaaacgcAACAAACTTATAGTTGATTTTTTCCCGCGTTTAAAGCAAAATGTTCTCAATTTTGACAACCAGAAATACTGAACAAACTATTAATACAAGCGTCTTGATCTCATACTATTACTACTACTCATCTGAATATAAGAATTATATGTAAAATACCTGTTACTaaggaagccctggagggacaattgatttccgtacttcccacttctgacttctaacttttgcacttctcacttccaacttcttgacttcctacttcctacttctaacttccacacttctgacttctaacttccgcacttctgacttcggaagtaagaagtcaggaagttgggagtcagaagtgcggaagttaaaagtcaaaagtgcggaagttagaagaaggaagtaagaagtcaaaaagtcggaagtaagaagtgtggaagttggaaatcagaagtcgaaagtcaggaagttggaagttagaagtgcggaagttagaagtcagaagtgcggaagttagaagaaggaagtaagaagtcaaaaagtcggaagtaagaagtgtggaagttggaaatcacaAGTCGAAAGTCAGggagttggaagttagaagtgcggaagttagaagtcagaagtgcggaagttagaagaaggaagtaagaagtcagaagtgcggaagttagaagtcaaaaatGCGGAAGttaaaagagggaagtaagaagtcaaaaagtcggaagtaagaagtgtggaagttggaaatcagaagtcgaaagtcaggaagttggaagtcagaagtgtggaagttagaagtcagaagtgcggaagttagaagtaggaagtcaagaagttggaagtgagaagtgcaaaagttagaagtcagaagtgggaagtacggaaatcaattgttcCTCCGGGGCTTCCATATGTTACAGCTCACACACTGTATAAAAgaagaaacaatattttttccacGCGATGTCGCTATGATAACATCGCATATTCATGAAGAGAatatttctgtgttgtttaatgtCTTTTAACTAGTTATAAATGACTTATAAATGAAATACTATGAACAAAATGTTCGTCAAAATTGAAActagtttgaaataattttgatcaCTTAAAAATATTGCAGAAGAACACCTTCGAGAAATTTTATTCTCCTTAAAGATATACATTAATAGGCTTATTGAAATAATGAATACGCCGATTTTGTTCTATTTTTGGATAAGTCAGGAATTTAAGCAGCTTCATCATTTATCTAATATATTACAAGAATATGACGTTGGTGCAATTTTGTCCAGAGAAGTTTCATATCAGCTCTGAATAACAAATGGTATGGTATTTGATAACCGCATGTTAAAGTGTTTCGCTGAGATATTTGATATAATCATTTCCTGTGATAAAGATTTTCTTTGGTTAGTGGTTCAGAGTCTTGCTGCCCGTGGGCAGACACGATATCCAATCAATCGACACCAGTCACGTGACGGTGGCGTAATGGCTGACTTCCGTTTTGTGGGCAGAGTTGACAAATTGCGTTTCCGTTGAGCATTTTCTAAACCAGAACGTTTGTGTTTTCTCATCAAAGTTAGTCGGCGATTATATAGGGTAGGGAACAATCCAGACGCTATTGGGACATCATTTCCGTCAGGCGTGTACGACATTTCATTGAATGTAGGCAGCACCACTCCCCTGAGGTGATCCAAATGCGAGAACTTCCTTTCAATGTAGCTTCTGAAAACATCTTCCGCTGTTATGTATTTTAGAATCTCATCTATGTTTGTTAAACTCTTCTTCAATAGTGTTAGTCGATTATCTGAAACGAAGAATAATTCAActgaataatgttgaaa carries:
- the LOC123545372 gene encoding uncharacterized protein LOC123545372 — encoded protein: MNTFEMCFILTCFVPSNFAQGLQKIFPSITDTIDVNTNTPFNVRSGFEGNELYSSSDDNERLLISKNNRLTLLKKSLTNIDEILKYITAEDVFRSYIERKFSHLDHLRGVVLPTFNEMSYTPDGNDVPIASGLFPTLYNRRLTLMRKHKRSGLENAQRKRNLSTLPTKRKSAITPPSRDWCRLIGYRVCPRAARL